In one window of Henckelia pumila isolate YLH828 chromosome 1, ASM3356847v2, whole genome shotgun sequence DNA:
- the LOC140859920 gene encoding uncharacterized protein encodes MGKKSVFTDLSLSLPIILNSHTDKTQPRRSFLLAINEDYELSYYRSGSVSSPCLGCGLIHPNIPSNLMFKMDMKHCGVLKPSVNVTEFSSGDVQSVVNLRMNRNAFGRLCYLLTNIGGLVESRYVRVEEKVAMFLSTLAHHKKNRVTGHDYIRSGQTISAHFHEVMRALLKLHLLLLVKPAPVDESCTNENWKWFKGCLGALDGTHISVHVPARDMARYRTRKGTIAVNVLAVCDREMNFIYALTGWEGSAADARALRDALTRDDSFRVPRGCYYICDNGYENIEGFLTPYRKVRYHRDSWGNRATGPENYKDLFNWRHSRARNVIERAFGLLKKRWAILRSPSFYPIAVQNRIILGCILLHNFIRTQMPEDPVEDIEEDSVASPEENQEIDFISSFESSGIWDSRRDEFAMNMWNTDH; translated from the exons ATGGGAAAGAAGAGTGTTTTTACCGATTTGTCCCTTTCCCTACCTATTATTCTTAATTCGCACACCGACAAAACACAACCAAGAAGAAGTTTTTTGCTGGCGATTAACGAGGATTACGAACTCTCCTACTACAGATCTGGTTCGGTTTCTTCACCTTGCTTAG GTTGTGGCCTTATACATCCAAATATACCGTCCAACTTAATGTTCAAGATGGATATGAAACATTGTGGTGTTCTAAAACCCTCCGTGAATGTTACTGAGTTCTCAAGTG GTGATGTTCAATCTGTGGTTAACTTACGAATGAACCGCAATGCATTCGGACGATTGTGTTATCTATTAACCAACATAGGAGGGCTAGTTGAATCGAGATATGTACGGGTAGAAGAGAAAGTAGCTATGTTCTTGTCAACTCTGGCTCATCATAAAAAGAATCGTGTCACTGGACATGACTACATTCGTAGTGGACAGACTATTAGCGCACATTTCCATGAAGTAATGCGAGCACTTTTGAAGTTACATCTGTTACTTCTAGTTAAACCTGCCCCTGTTGACGAGAGTTGCACAAATGAGAATTGGAAATGGTTCAAg GGCTGTTTGGGAGCGTTAGATGGAACACATATCTCAGTACATGTCCCTGCTCGAGATATGGCGAGATACAGAACTAGAAAGGGCACTATTGCGGTTAACGTACTGGCTGTATGTGATCGAGAAATGAACTTCATATATGCTTTGACTGGGTGGGAGGGATCAGCCGCAGATGCACGCGCATTAAGAGATGCATTGACTCGAGACGACTCTTTCAGGGTTCCCAGAG GTTGTTATTACATATGCGACAATGGATATGAAAATATTGAAGGTTTCTTAACTCCTTATCGCAAAGTAAGGTACCATAGGGATTCTTGGGGCAACCGTGCTACAGGTCCTGAAAATTACAAAGATTTATTCAATTGGAGGCACTCTCGAGCTCGAAACGTCATCGAACGAGCCTTTGGATTGCTTAAAAAGAGATGGGCAATCCTTCGAAGTCCCTCTTTTTACCCAATAGCAGTCCAAAACAGGATCATACTAGGGTGTATCCtacttcataattttattagGACCCAAATGCCAGAAGATCCAGTTGAAGACATAGAAGAAGATAGTGTGGCCAGCCCAGAGGAGAACCAGGAAATTGATTTTATAAGTAGTTTTGAGTCGTCTGGCATATGGGATTCTAGGAGAGATGAGTTTGCAATGAACATGTGGAACACTGACCATTAA